The following proteins come from a genomic window of Gossypium raimondii isolate GPD5lz chromosome 5, ASM2569854v1, whole genome shotgun sequence:
- the LOC105769327 gene encoding PHD finger protein ALFIN-LIKE 7, with protein sequence MEGIPHPIPRTVEEVFNDFKGRRAGLIKALTTDVDKFYQQCDPEKENLCLYGLPNETWEVNLPVEEVPPELPEPALGINFARDGMQEKDWLSLVAVHSDSWLLAVAFYFGARFGFGKNERKRLFLMINDLPSIFEVVTGNVKQSKDQSANHNSSGKSKSSAKSRQSEPQSKMVKMSPPSKDEDESGEEEEEDDEQGATCGACGDSYGTDEFWICCDICERWFHGKCVKITPAKAEHIKQYKCPSCSSKRARV encoded by the exons atggaaggGATACCACACCCGATACCGAGAACGGTAGAAGAGGTCTTCAACGACTTTAAAGGCAGACGTGCTGGCTTGATTAAGGCCCTCACCACTG ATGTTGACAAGTTCTACCAACAGTGTGATCCTG AGAAGGAAAACTTATGCTTGTATGGACTCCCAAATGAGACATGGGAAGTTAACTTGCCTGTTGAGGAGGTGCCTCCTGAGCTTCCAGAACCTGCACTAGGCATAAACTTTGCTAGAGATGGAATGCAGGAGAAGGACTGGCTATCCTTGGTTGCAGTTCACAGTGATTCATGGTTGCTTGCTGTTGCTTTCTATTTTGGTGCACGGTTCGGGTTTGGCAAGAATGAGAG GAAAAGACTCTTTCTAATGATAAATGATCTTCCAAGCATATTCGAAGTTGTTACTGGAAATGTAAAGCAGTCAAAGGACCAATCTGCTAATCATAACAGTAGTGGCAAAAGCAAATCAAGTGCTAAG TCTCGTCAATCTGAACCCCAGAGTAAGATGGTAAAGATGTCTCCACCATCCAAGGATGAAGATGAGAGTGGGGAAGAAGAGGAGGAAGATGATGAACAGGGTGCCACTTGTGGGGCTTGTGGAGATAGCTATGGAACAGATGAATTCTGGATTTGCTGTGATATCTGCGAGAGATGGTTCCATGGCAAATGTGTGAAGATTACACCTGCAAAGGCTGAGCACATCAAGCAGTACAAGTGCCCAAGCTGCAGTAGCAAGAGGGCTAGAGTTTGA
- the LOC105770814 gene encoding uncharacterized protein LOC105770814: protein MKSSPAACGQQSWSISDDSLRRYVQYASESCIQELLMSASVSVSPASETDKLGNRSDGWKVLTLENGVEISKRRSGSLHMFRSRWVLRSVSPQQFITVANAIDAAKQWDSELVEGRYIKDLEDNLSIIRLRFGDNSKPLFRKREFIVYERRETMEDGTLVVAVASLPKEIAAGLLPQQNNAIRGFLLQSGWVVEKLEDINSCIVTYVVQLDPAGWLPKWFVNRLNTKLVMIIEDLRKLVQTTAPH from the exons ATGAAAAGCAGCCCTGCAGCTTGCGGCCAGCAATCTTG GTCCATCAGCGACGACTCACTAAGAAGATACGTCCAATATGCAAGCGAAAGCTGCATACAGGAGTTGTTAATGTCGGCTTCGGTCTCGGTTTCACCAGCTTCAGAGACGGACAAGTTGGGGAATCGCAGTGATGGATGGAAGGTTCTGACCCTTGAAAACGGAGTGGAGATATCGAAGCGCAGGTCTGGATCGCTTCACATGTTCCGTAGCCGCTGGGTCCTCAGATCTGTCTCGCCCCAGCAGTTCATCACCGTCGCCAACGCCATAGATGCTGCCAAG CAATGGGACAGTGAGCTTGTAGAAGGCAGATATATTAAAGATCTTGAAGATAACTTGAGCATTATTCGTCTTAGGTTTGGAGACAACTCAAAGCCTTTGTTTAGAAAAAGAGAATTCATAGTGTACGAGCGACGTGAGACCATGGAAGATGGCACTctg GTTGTAGCAGTGGCCTCACTGCCCAAGGAAATTGCTGCAGGTTTGCTTCCACAGCAAAATAATGCAATTAGAGGCTTTTTGCTGCAATCAGGATGGGTCGTCGAAAAGCTTGAAGATATAAACTCCTGTATTGTTACTTACGTTGTTCAG TTGGATCCTGCAGGATGGCTTCCCAAGTGGTTTGTGAATCGGCTTAACACCAAGCTAGTTATGATCATTGAAGACCTTAGGAAATTGGTTCAAACCACTGCACCACATTGA